In Penaeus chinensis breed Huanghai No. 1 chromosome 41, ASM1920278v2, whole genome shotgun sequence, the genomic window GTTAGTAAAGGATATAGGTTTTAAAGAATTATTGAAAAGGCTTGACTGTTtgcaaattttgtttatttttgtatgctaGTTTTAAGATAACTGCCGTTTTTGTGTAGTATGCTTTAGTAATGTCctgttttttctttaaatatttgtaGCAAGCAGTGTTGATAAGACAGCTTCAGGATCAGCACTATCAGCAGTATATGCAACAAGTTTATCAACAACAGCTCCTccttcaacagcaacaacaagaacagccaCAAACAGAAGATGGAAATTATCAAGTGTGTAATTTGTCACAACATACAAGAGCTGAATGTAGTCATTGCCTGtgtcatatataagaatattgtgTTGACTTTTCTTTTGACTTTGAGTGTACTTTGGTAAGATCTGgagaatatattttatatcttcagTGATCTCTTTCAGAATTTCTTAGGCATTCATGCATagcttcttttaatttttttgggCTATGATCTTTAGTAGATACGATATACCATGATGCTGCTATTTCAGGTTGGTGGTGAGAGTCAGACAGAGGGCGGTGAGGAAAGTCCAGCACCTGAAGAAAATGGACATGACTCTGATGGTGGTGAAGAAGATTCCGAAGATGAAGGTTAGTATGACATGAATTATGAGATAGTGATGTTTAACCCCTTGgtaacgggtgaagaaaactaaaaaaaaaacgactttgagcgcgggagtttggtacatcaagccgaatcaccggcttgtAGCGCTTTGGCATGCTGCTGCGGcatacagccgcatgccacattttgAGTGGTTTGTTTTGATGCCTATTGGCGTGACCTGTCGTTAAGGGGTTAAGGAGTGAGACAGTTGCTGTAGCGAAGTTCTGGAATACAGAACTGATTTGATGAAATTGAGGATATTTGTAAATTGAAGgatctttgtgtgtctgtcagcAGAATCTTATTTGTTGCTTTGATTCCTTTACAGAAACCTCCCAGAATGTCTCACCAGCCTCTATGTGGACAAGACGAGATATTCAGGATTTTAAAGAATCCATTCGACGAGAGGGCGGAGATTCTGTTATTAAGGTTGGGCATGGAGAGACTGTAACGGTAAGTTTTTGtaaattttttttcactttataagAAATAAATGGTGAATAAAACATTGGAGTATAGTGGATTAAATTGTTGTGTGTGGGAGTAGTGTTTTGGTAAACTAGTGTAGAAGGGATTAGTGTATGGGGGAGGTGGCATGCAGGGGAGTGGTGTATAGAGGAGAATGTTGAGTGAAGTGGAGTGGCTTCATGTGATGCGACTTAGGGGTGTGAAATGAAATAGAGCCGATTGGAGAAGAGTTTATTTGAGTGGAACGGAACATATTAACATAAAGAAGTGTCACCATGTAGTCAAGTTAAATAGAATAATATAATGAAGTTATAAGTTAAATGATATGATATAGAGTTATATGAAGTTATAAGTTAAATGATATGATATAGAGTATATTTCACTTGCAAAAGTCACCCTACATCCTGTACTTACATTAGGGTAGGTTATAGAGTAACACATTCATGTGGGCAGTTCATGAGTCACTTAGGCTCCATTCATGCTTTGTCTTATATTAAGGCAATGTAGAATTAACATGGTGTCATTACCAACTCCTCAGATTTCTATATTTTTACTTAAAATGTAAATTAACCCAGAGGTAGAATGCCCAGTCTTGCTTGCTCCACCCCACACAGTAATGCCATattttatatttgaataaatCAGAATATAATGTAGGCTATGTAAAGTAAAGTTTTCTTATCGTGAGATTCTTGTGTTAACCCATTGCTGAcaggcatgacatgtatgtactTGTTACTTGTTTAACCCCTTTGAtgacgggtgaaaaaaaaaaaaaaaaaaaaactgcgctctggagatcaatgggaAAGTgctgactttgagtgcgggagttcagtacatcaagctaCCACggtgtacagccgcacgccacagattgagcagtttgttttgacaccTCACATTGTGACCCACTGGGAAGgggttaattgtttttacacttgtactaagtcaccagtgagccagttatgagtactgcttgtctcaccTGTTCACTCTTTTcaatgatttacaaaaatattttacgttatcttattttgctgttactaatgtttataacattatagtaattataatgttcataatagaaataacaccatcaatatttatagcactagtaaaaaatacgtttttcccaccaattcaaggaaaggttaaatcaggtaaggtcacaagatctactaattgactcttttgtggctaagcactagcagaaccatctatgtatagagacatttcacaaaaatataaaaaatgagcacagcattttccccattttttattaattttcccggcAGTGGGTTAATTAAAGGATGCCATTTTGTAATGCAATTTTATTCCTAATGCACATGAGGTACTTATGCAAGCTTTAATGTTTGTCGAGGGTCACACTAAGAAATTTGATTTGACTAATCTCCTCTATGTTTACATTATGCATACAGATGGTATTGTAGGTGGTATTCGTTTTTATCTGTGAAATAAAACATATTCagttttacttatatttattgttaACTTAATGCAACATGACCATTCTCTGACTATTTCTAATTCCTCCTTATTGTCTGTATTAGAGTAAAAATGTTGTAGTGACTAAGGTAAAAGAGGGTATAcagggatggaggaatggaagtGCTCGTAGGGAGTCAACCTACAGTCATTAGAGAATTCTTATTTTACACTTACTGTGTTCCTTCACTTGGCAGATGAAGTGGTTGGTATGATTAGTCAAGAGCAATGAAAAGGTATAAAGGGATGGGAGAACTGGGGTGGTTTTAGGGGGCTTGTAACTGGAAGAAACTTTCCTCACACTCCCTGCATTCCATAAACAGTGATAAAGTATTGGAAAGCAGCACACCGGTTTTTGAGAGGCTATGCTCAGTTGGGATGGAATGAATGTCAAAAACCTAAATACTTTCAATCAAACTTCCGCAGACCTCAGGTGTTAGCCATTACAAAAACTTCACACTCCATAATTTATTCTGTTTCCTCTCTACAGGTCCGAGTTCCTACCCATGAAGATGGAACATGCTTGTTTTGGGAGTTTGCCACTGATAACTATGATATTGGCTTTGGCGTCTACTTTGAGTGGACAAAAGATACAAGTAATGTCGTGTCTGTTCACATCtcagagagtgaagaggaagaggaagaggaagaagccgaAGGTAGTTAATGAATGTTATGTTGTATTctttttgacatttatatataatggcCTCAGTTTATATTTGgttgtcatatatgtgtatgtatgtatgtattatgtatgtatatatatatatgtatatctgtctataactttatctatatgtatatctttatctttatctttatctttatctttatctttatctatgtctttatctttatctttatctttatctttgtctttgtctttgtctttgtctttgtctttgtctttatctttatctttatctttatctttatctttatatctatatctatatctatatctatatctatatctatatctatatctatatctatatctatatctatatctatctctatctctatctctatctctatctctatctctatctctatctctatctctatctctatctgtatctgtatctgtatctgtatctatctatctatccatctatgtaaatgtatatgtatatgtatatatatatatatatatatatatatatatatatgtatatgtatatgtatgtatatatttatattatgtgtgtgtacatgtacacccccccccccccccccccacacacacacaccccacacacacacccacatacacccccccccccccacacatatatatacacatatgtatatatttatattatatatgtatgttcatcacaggaaaaaaaacaaaggttgAAGGAAAGTATATCTTGCCTTATTTTacaggtgagggtgatgatgttgAGAGGTTAGCTGGCCGCAAGCACGAGAATGGCCGACCAGCCCAATCAGTAATAATCCCTGTGTACCGACGAGACTGCCATGAGGAGGTGTATGCTGGATCTCATGCCTATCCTGGCACTGGTGTTTATTTACTCAAGTTTGATAATTCCTACTCCCTGTGGCGGAGTAAAACCTTGTATTACCGTGTTTATTACACAAGATGAAAAAGGAATCGGGCATCCACAGACCTGGTCCTTGTTTCCTCGCTTGTAATTCCTATAAGGGGGCTAGGGTCAGGCTTATTATATATGGTTGGAAGATGTTACTGTAAATTTTATTTATCCGAAGATTATGTATATTGAGCAACTGATATTTTTTAGAAAAATTGTAGGCAATGacct contains:
- the LOC125047506 gene encoding Golgi resident protein GCP60-like; translated protein: MASGADVTQKISEAEGELEGLSLSKEEPKDDQINENDRKVEGLQNGVEVHWGFGLQDLYRIALKFYKDKEGKAVHLGYAEKCSLVALTQQVTHGPHDPVSSPPVGVLDVVGKDRRLAWQTLGSMSREVAMEQFVNKLTDLVPTFRPYVEALWADKLEKERLAREEEERRKEEEEKRKLEEEERRKEEEERKKQEETKRQIQEALNQQTYEQFRSYAEQQFPGNPEQQAVLIRQLQDQHYQQYMQQVYQQQLLLQQQQQEQPQTEDGNYQVGGESQTEGGEESPAPEENGHDSDGGEEDSEDEETSQNVSPASMWTRRDIQDFKESIRREGGDSVIKVGHGETVTVRVPTHEDGTCLFWEFATDNYDIGFGVYFEWTKDTSNVVSVHISESEEEEEEEEAEGEGDDVERLAGRKHENGRPAQSVIIPVYRRDCHEEVYAGSHAYPGTGVYLLKFDNSYSLWRSKTLYYRVYYTR